CTGGCATTTCTCCCTGATGCCCTTCTTTCTTAGAACAGCCTCTCACTGACTTTACTCTCATCTTGGGGCAGTGAAGTTTAAGATTACTTGGTAACTCCTAGAATGACTTCAAAGTCCTTCCAGGCTCCCTCCTCATGAAGTGTCCCAGGGCCTTAGTGGAGCCGGAGAACAGTGTCCAGCCACCAAACAGGCACATTTGGGGAAGGCAGGGCTTGACTTCCTACTCAGAAATGGCCATGGCAGGACCAGGGCCAAGGGCTGAGGAGACAATGTGCAGAGCAGGATTTCTGAGGGAGGTCGCTGTGTTTTGCAGGCCAGGCAGTCACAGGGACGAGACCCGGGTGGACGCCGTGTGCACCTACAGCAAGGAGCCCTCGGCTGCGCCTTTGGACAGGGTGGGGCTGTACCACCAAGTGAGCAACAAGACCAGAGGCATCACCCAGCTGGGCCCCTACAGCCTGGACAAGGACAGCCTCTACGTCAACGGTGACAattttttttgatttgtttaattttcatataGTTAATTTCCTAAACTTAAATCATTTCATATCTTGTCATGTTCATTCACTaagtaattcctttttttctactactttttgttctttcactCATCTGTATCTCtcatttttttggttgggtttaCAGGACCTCCTGCACTCTACATACATTTATAATTTTACCTCcttctatatatatatttttaatatagtaAAATTAACCTTTTTCAAGTATACTTTCTCTGTTACATTAATTTCAAGTATTCTATCTATGAACTTTTTAGAGAATATAGGGATTGACCTCTCAAGGTCAAGGAACAGCACTAGAACTTATCATCACTTGACAAAATCATACATAAATTTTCCATGTAGAAATTAAATGGTTCCTTGGCCATGGCAGTGTGgttggaacttgatgatctttaaattcccttccaccccaaaccatcctgtgattctaaGCTAGATTTAGGGAATGGGTAAATTCCTTCTAAACATCCCTAGGAGAGGGACAATTCTGTGCACTGCTAAGAAAAGCAGCGCCTTGCCAACAACATCCAGTAGGATGAATGTGCATTTATGCCTGGACAGTCACCAAATCAGTCTTTCCTAGGAAAGGTTTACACAGGAGCTCTCAGACATGTTCTGTGTGTGCCAAACCTCTCCAACTGTAGGGCACTTCTCAAATCCTgtcccttttcttccccccacaGGTCATAAGGAAGTGCATCCTGAACTGTGTAAGTACCTTTAAAGAGAAATTGAGGAGCAGGAAGATTTTGCTAATTAGCAAAAGCCAAAACAACAAATTGGATTAACCAAGCAAGAGCACTGCTGGTCTATAAAATAGTGTTAAGAGAATTTGTGAGCTTATATAGCCTTGAAGCCACCTAGAATATCTGGGAATTGTGCTCAGCGTGTTTCCTCTTGGGATGTTGAACATGAAATGATATTTTCAAGCAATAACTTTCCTTTCTCATTACAGCTGCTGATCAAAGCGCCCAACCTCTGGCACCAGCAGTAAAGACCTTCACCCTGAACTTCACAATAACCAACCTCCAGTTCACTACAGATCTGGAGAAACCCAATTCCAGGAGATTCAAGTCAACAGAAAAAGTCATGTACCACTACGTAAGTCTGGCAAAACAATGCCCTGCTGGGGCACAGTTCTCTCAGTATCTCTCATCTCTTACCTTCACCAGGACATTTGGCTTATTGCCACGTTGTTATTCCATTTCCAGGTTGATCCTTTATTCCAAAGGAGCAGCATTGGCCCAGCTTACATCGGCTGCAAAGTAATGGCATTCAGGTAAGAGCCATGTCTGGGAAAAGTCCTCATTCCCTGCTTcttaaaattcccatttctcaGCATTTAACTCATCTCTGAGTATTTTCTTACGTGTCAGCAATGTCTGAGGGGTTTTTCCAATTCCTGTCTTTGATTAAGATGGATTTCTCAATAATGACTAAACCAATGCCTCGTTTCCTAGGTCCACGAAGAACAGGGATGACACAGGAGTAGATGCCATGTGCAGCTGTAGGGATGAGCCTTCAGATCCCAAATTCAACAGAACAACCATTTACCGTGAGCTGAGCAAAATGACCAATGGCATCACCAAGCTGGGACACTACAGCCTCAACAGCCAGAGCCTCTACGTCAATGGTAATGAGACTTCCTCAAGGCATTATTCCTAATGAAATTGTGGattccccatctctggaagtgtttaaggccatgtgggatggagctctgagcatcctggtctagtgaaagttGTCCCTGTCTggggcagaggggttggaactggatggtctttatGGTCCTTTCCCTCTCaaatcattctgggattctctgttggaatcatggaatcattatGGTAGGAGAACACCTCtgagatcaagtccaaccttcaaTGTTGACACAGACGAATTTGAAATTAGAATGAAGAAGACTTAATACACCTCtcaaaacagagaacaaaaatttgAGGGCAAAACCTTGTCAGTCACCAAGTTAAAAGTCCTGAATTCAGTAACCACAATCCTGTAATAAAACCCCCTGTATTTAGTCCTGCTGAGACTTTCTtggaatattttcctaataattttccatttgtttttcagattacAATGAGCCTCACAGTGCATCCTGTAAGTATATTTAAACCCAGACACAGGTTAAAGCTACTTAAAGGCATAAATtgattttgtttcctgctgATTTGGCAATGTTTATAACACTGCAAAATGTCTGAAGGGTAGGATCATGTTcacaccatttttttctctaagaaacCCAATAACTGCAGTGTCTTATGAAGATCCTGTTCTTATTTTATCCCTGTCATGTTTGTTCTCTCTTGCAGCAGTAAAAACAGCCACCACACAAAGCCCAGGAGCAATCACGGACCACTTCAGCCTGAACTTCACCATAATCAACCTCATGTTCACCACCGACCTGCAGACACCAAATTCCCGCAAATACCGGTCcactgagaaaataatgaaacacTACGTAAGCCAAAGTCACATTGGTTTTCACTGAAATCCCCCAGGATTTTGGGTTTCCCATCTTCACAAAGACATTTCCTTGCCAGATTGACCCCCTGCTTCAGAAGAGCAGCATTGGCCCTCATTTCTCTGGCTGCAAAGTGACGGGATTCAGGTGAGCAATAACCTGAGAGATTCACCTGGAACTGCGGCAAATGATTTCCTTACATCTGAGCGACCCTTTAATAATTGTTCTCCTTTTTCAAGTAGTTGCTTTCATTATAATAAAGCTTCTACTCCCTTTTGTATGGTCTTTATCTTACAAAGCCTTTTTCCTTGTAAGACCACATTCAGTAGTTTCTCCACTTCATCTGAGAACTGTGGACAGATTTATGGGGAGAGGTTTTTTaattacatcagaaaaaaaaaacccaaatatttttaataactaaCAGAAACTCCATGATATTCAATTCCTCAGGCCTGGGAAGAACACGGATAGCACAGGAGTGGACATCATCTGCAGCTATGGAAAGGGCTCCCAGGTGCCCAAATTTAACCCAGCTGAGGTTTACCAAGAGCTGAGGAGAATGACAAGTGGTATCACCAAGCTGGGAATCTACAGCCTGGACAACAAGAGCCTCTATGTCAATGGTGAGTGTTTGATTTTCCTGTTCCTCCGGGCACTGGAGCAGTTTGGGACCACCTTGGCTCTCAGGGATCACCTCAATGTTAAAAAAGTGACCTTGAAGAGATCTGGAGTTTTCTGCATAATTTATCTGTGTAAGATGAAGTGTAagatttaaaatcttttcacGCTGAcatttttgaagattttaatttctgtattacATTGAAGAGTGACTTAATTTTAGTTTTGACCTCCATCATTCACCTGCCTGCGAACATTCCACCTGATTTCTGTTCCAcagtgtttaattaaaaattgtcACACACATTTTCTCGTTGTAGCCCTGCTCTTCCAAAGCACCTTGTTCTGCCTAAGCTTTGTTTGTTTAACACATTCACACCCTTGGGGCCTGGTTCTGATGATTCATTCCCAAGTCATGCTTTTAATCACCCCCTCCCCACTTCTACCAAGTGGATGCTCTCTTACATAACTCTTTCTCTTGCATTTCCTTTCCAGGTTACAATGAACCCCTTGAGAGATCCCGTAAGTATTTTGCCAAATTCATTTTGCCAAGTTCATTTTGCCAAGTTCATTTTGCCAAATTCATTTCAGGGGAAGCTCTCAAAGAAGCGCTCCCCTCCGAAATTCAGAGGGGAATGGATTATTCAGAGTAGCTTTGAGGTGTGCTGGGATTAGGAGGGTTTTGGAagtgaaaacagattttttgtAGGAAATTCCTAATCCTTCTCCCCTTTGATTACAGCTCGGAGCACCACATCTGCACCAAGACCAACATCCAGGAATTTCACACTTAATTTCACCTTGACCAACCTCCGCTACACTGCAGATCTGGATGACCCAAATTCCCGCAAATTCAAGTCCACAGTGAAAGTTATGAACCACTACGTGAGTCTGGCTCTGCTTGTGCCCCTTTTGGGTCATGGTGGTGACCTAAATCCGCCTGCTTTAAACTCGCAATGTGATTCCCATCTCTCaattgtcccttttttttttgacagcttGACCCTCTTTTCAAAAGGAGCAGCATAAGCTCTGCCTACACAGGATGTAAAACCATGAGATTTAGGTAAGACTCAGAATTCCAGAATCCCAGGGcgggtcaggttggaaggaacctcagtGGGTCACCTgatcccacctccctgctccagcagggtcatcccaggGCGCAtggattgtgtccagatggctctGGAATATATCCAGTGAGGAGAttccacaacttttctggacgatctgttccagtgtttggtCACTAACCAgggaagttcttcctcatgctcatgaacttcctgggcatcagttcctgcctgttcctcttgtcctattcCTCACCAGCAGGGAACAGACCCTGGTCCATACTCTGAGCCCTTCCTGCAGACACTGAAAGTATCTGAAAGAATACTAAATAAGAAGTGTCTGAGATACCAAAGTACCTAAACATAAAACACCCAAAATACTGCTGAAACGGCAGTGAACCATTTGTTTATCCACTATCACCATCAATTCATGGTTGTTCTGAGGCCAGAAAACAGAACCAGTGACACCTCCCTGTCCAGCCAGGAATTTTTTTAGCTGGTAAAATCATTTTAGTATCTAAATGTCATCACCCCAGTTCTGGAGAGCCTGGTGAAGGATGCAGGAGCCCATTGGCACTGAGGGTTTGGTGTCTGTCCTAAAAAGCCCAAAGGGAGTtcctccagcagagcagtgtcCCAAAGAACGTGTCTGACATTTCCCCCTAGGTCTGGAAGGGCTGGGGATGACACAAAAGTGGACGCCGTGTGCAGCTGCAAGGACAATGCCAGCCTGGCCAGGTTTGACAGAGAAAAGCTTTACCAGGAGCTGAGCACCATGACCAACAATGTCACCAGACTGGGCCACTACAGCCTGGACAGGAACAGCTTGTATGTTGATGGTAAGCATCCATCGGGATAACAAGATTTTGGGATCTCCTGGAGATcactcctcatccctggagcCTGAGCACTGAGGAACCCTTCGGTTTGTTGGTTTTCTCTGAGCTTTGGCACAATGACCACATCAATCCAACATGATATAGCCATGCTGGCAGCATTTCCATCCCTTAAATCACACAAATTCCTGGAGAATTTCATTGTTACGTTCTATGATCTAAGCAGGGATGCACTTATATTGCTTTTATGATATGGACAGacctaaaaataaattcactcTACCCTTTTTATTTAGGTTTCCCCCTCATAGACACAGCTGCCACCAGAAAGCCTGTCTTAACTGAAATGGCAGCCAAATTTGGCTACAGACTGAGCTTCAGAATAGTTAATGTAAACCTCACCAACCCTGACTCCCAGTCTCCAGAATacagagcagcagtggaaagCATCACCAACAAGGTAAGCAGGTACTTGAGAATGTGTCTGACTGGTCAGTCTTTGAAGCAACTGCCAAAGATTTAtgtcagagtttaaaaaaataattaaaaatcaacatttGGGAACAAACATTCCAGGAATCTGAAAGATGAGACTGGCCTTTGATtcacttttggttttgctaaGTTGTACCTGGTGGGTGTCACCCGTGCCCAAGGCAGGGGGCTGGGACtggaggatctttaaggtcctttccaaaccaaaccattccatgattccacgtGGTCTTAAGAAATTCTCTCCAGCCAAAGACATGGACTGCAAAATGCCAGAGCTGATCTGCTAAATGAAGACACCCTCAGCATTTCACTCCCACCTCCAGAAGTGCATCCAAGGCCAATCCCTGCTGGGCAAATCTCTGGTCAGCACATCCATAATTCACTTCTAGAATCCAATGCTTTCTCTTCAGCACCAATCCAACTTATCAACCTCATAAGGCCCTGATTGGGTGGGTTTTGCCCTCTTTGAGCTGTGGGTCTGTGAGGTTGGGCTGTCACTCAGGACACTGCTCTCCCACACCGGCGTCCTGCTCGGATAAGGCAGGAAGGTTTGCCAGGCTGGAAGTCAGAGCCCACCACCAGAAGGTGCCAATTCCAAAGGAAAACCCAACTGCCATGAAATCCAACCAGCAAAAAATAACCCCAGTGTTTCTCCAGAGCTCAggtccctcctgctgccctAAAGCATCCCCACAGTGCCCAAACTCATTAATATTTAAtggaacattttcatttcagatgaaTCACTTGTACCGTCAGAGCGACCTGCGGGACCAGTTCCTGACCTGCAACATCACTGGGCTGAGGTTTGGGataaaatctgattttggtTAAAGATTGTCACCCCCTGGCACTGTTTCACCATGGCCAAGTGCCACTGGCCCCTTTGGAATTCCTCCCTTCCATTCTCCTGTTGGAAATTGATGCCCTAAAGAGGCGTTTCCAGGCTTCCCAGAATTTgtcagtttgaattttttttggaCTAGGGTTTCTCAGTCAGGGTTTCTGTAAGGCACACTCAGGTCTCTGAGTACCCCAGGAATTACTGATTCCCTCCTTTTACTGGGAACTGGTGATCCTGTGACTCCCACACTCCTCTCAACTTGAACTCCACGAGTTTTACAAGTGAGCTGCAGTGTCCTCCTCAGGATGGAGTGAGGCTTGGACAAGGGACCCTCCCACAGggcaaaagctttaaaaaacctaaaagtGCTGCTCTTTCCTGGCATTCATGCAATATGACCTAAATTTGTCCAGAGAGGAGgtaaaattttaattcctgttCTTATCCAAAGGAAAAGCCCCAACCAGCCCATTCCACACCATTATTCCACCACGTTACTTTAACCCTCACAACAGCAGGAACCCTTCAGGAAACTTTTTCCCACATGGAGCTTCCTGCCCACCCTGTTTATCTCCAAacctctgtccctctgcccacagGCCTGGATCCATAGTGGTCGACTGCCTGTGCTTCTTCCAGCCCGACCCCAACATCAACAGAGCCGTGGTTGAAAGGACTTTCCAGGACAGGACCTCCAGCACCAGCGGGCagtggctggggagcagctaCAGACTGCAGGAATTCTCAGTGGACAGTATGTGGATCAAATCCCTGCCCAGAGAACTCACTTTGCCATGGCACACTCAGAATTTCCCAAATTCTGCTCTGtcagagcagaaataaatgtattattaaGTTGAATCACTGGACTCTGATTTGGGCCATTCAGACATTCAGTCCTTTAGTCCTCGATGGCTTAAGGGGTTATTCAGTATTAAGATGTTATTCAATATTGAGTTGTTATTCAAAATTGAATTGCTATTCAAAATTAGGTGTTATTCAACATTAAAGAATCAGAAAATGAAGTGGGAACTGCTTGCCACAAATTCAACCATCTAGAGCCAAACAGcgtttcagctttttttcccaatgtGCGGCATCCCAAAGAAATGAATGGCCTGGTACCTTGGGAATTTCCTGTCAGACCCCAGTGCAACTCAAGTTCTGCCAATCTAAGACCTCAAGGCTGCGGCTCAGTGCTGCTTGGTAGGAAAgcctcagtttctctctgctagaatttaattttcctctccACTTCCAGCTTTGGAACTCTCAGTTGAGGCAGCAACTCACAAGACACCCCTCAAGTCTGACAAAAAACCCTTTGGATTAAATTTCCGAATCTCCAACCTTCCCTACTCGCCAGAACTGCGGGACTCCAGCTCCAGAATGTACCAAGAGAACAAAGAGAAGATTGAGAAAGAGGTGAAATGAGCAGCAACAGCTTGAGCTCCCTGTCCAAAGGATGTGTTAAATTAACTCAGCCTTCCTCAACTGTTTTGTTTCTCCCCCTCAGCTCGAGGTATTCAGGAGCAGCCACCTGAAGGACCGATTTGTTGGCTGCACTGTGGAGAGCTTTGGGTACGTCCAGTGCTTTTTCCAAGTCCCAAAAGAGCAGTTCAGGAAGACATTCAGGGTGTCCACACCTCCCTGCCAACCTCTGTGCCCCCACTGACACACGGGAGTCACTTCACTcaccctcagtcagttttgCCTTCACTACAGAAGGTTTCTGCCCAAacagagctggttttgtttcggtgctggcagagctgtttccATGCATGAACAATCCCAGGGTAAAGCAAACACCTCCATTCTCTCATTTAGCATGTTCAAATAAGCTCAAATTGCACCGacacacagcaggaaaaccagcaaCAGAACTGACCAACCTGAGGACAAAATCTGCCTGGGTGAGGCTCCTGCAACTCCTCTCTGGTGGAACAAAGCAGCAGAGTTGATTTAACTTTTAGACATAAAGCTGATCTAACTCCTAGAAATAGAGTTGATTTTCCTCTTAGAGCTGATTTACCTCTTAAAAATGCCTTGCTGGGGATTAAATCAGTGGATGGATTTCCCAAGGCTGAAGGAGTTCCTGTCTCACCCAGAACAAGCTGCTAGAAGTGATCCCATCCCAATAAAACATCGCTGGGACATCTGCAAACACAAGACTCCaaatccctctccctgctctaCTCAGCTCCCCTTcactttctctcctctctgcctgtcaCCCTCCAGGCCTGTCCACAGCAAAGGACACACAGAGGTTGCCTCCATCTGCGAGTTCACCCCGGATCCCCTCTCGGGGACTTTACAAGAGCAGGAGGTGTTTGAGGAGCTGAAACTCCTGACCCAGGGCTTCACCAGGCTGGGCCCCAGCCAcgagctggaggagcagagtcTGGTGGTGGAAGGTGAGAGAATTTGAAGAattcttcttatttttgttttaatcagaGTTCCATTCCTCATCTGTCCCACTCCTCATTTCCAGGTTACTCTCCACTCAAGATAGATGAACCTGAGTCCAAAAGACCTGGTAGGTGCTTTTTTGGGAAGGACTGACCCAACAGCCACTGAATGCTTGAGCTCTAATAAATACTTGAACCTTAACAAATATTTGAGCTGTAATTAATTAGCATCAGATATCTTGGAATGAGACTAAACCCATGGAAAAGACCAAAATCCCAGGGCTCTTGGTAGCAAACAGCAGGTGCCACCAGCCCGAGGGAAATGGAATTGAGGGACAGGCAAAAGCAGTGCAATTTGGGGAGCTGTTTTAAAACTCTGGCACCAATAAATTTTGATAATTgcagtatttctaaaaaaagaCCAGATCAGATATGGCTCAGCTTAGGTACAACCTCAGAACTGACAGcaaacaggagagagaaaaaaaataccctgaaCTGTGGCTTTCTCAGGCACCACAAACACTCTGGTAAAACAACTCCAGCTTTGCTGACACCCTGAGCCCTGTCCCCAAGAGAGTCCAGAAGCAGCTAAGACAGAACTTTGTCACTCTGAACATCCCAGAATTTTGTCACTCTGAACATCCCTGGAATCAGCTGggggggctctgctgctccctgcagtggcATTTAAGGCTGTGGATCCTTGGAGCCTCACTCCATTTTCCCAGATTTCTGTAATTTGCCCTGACCCACAGAGTGTTCAGAACTTCTGAACTTTGCCAGGGTGAGATTTCCCTCTCATAATCCCACAGGGATGAGTCCCTAAACCTGATgtgcccttttctttttccctttgcagggCTTCAGTTCTGGGCCATCATCCTCATCTGCCTTTTCACCCTGCTGGGCTTCGTCCTCCTCGTCTTGTTGTGCTTCCTGGTGAGTGTCCCCTTTGCTGTCCCACCTGTCCCTTGActcctgcagagccacaggaggGACATTCAGACACATTCCCCAGGATCCCAGTGCCTGGTAACAGCCAAACCCACCCCAAATCCTTCAGTCCCTGCCAGTTTCTAAGCATGGGGGAGCAGAAGACGGGGAAGGGAATTTAGAGTCAGCTGAGCAGATTTCTAGGCAAGGAAGCAGGATCTTCCTTctagaaaagcagcaggatcGTGGCTGGCACTGAGTTTTTGCAGAGTGAAAAACACTGACCCAAAGGTGAGGCCAACACCGAGCCAACGAGCAGGAATTAGGGAATCCAGAGGTGGAATTAGGGAACCCCCTGCAGCATTTCCTAAACCTCTTCCCTGTCCAAATACCTGCAGGATGAGCACGTTCCAGGTGAGGCAGTGCCAAAGACAACATTTTTAACAGCCTGTGGGAACCACATGGAGCATTTTGTAGTCAGTGCTCTTAACCTACAgatggcagcagcctggcagggctgcagatccttggaaaaggcagagcagatccttggaaaaggcagagctgatCCTCTTCCCACCTCTGGTGGTGTTTTGATGGGGAACAACATCTAAAAAGCACTGGTTGAAAAGTTTGCTTTGCACCAgctgaggagaagagaaatctACAGAGAGCAGGGAGGTTCAGGAGTCAAAATTACAGCCAGTGGGATTTAGGAGAGGAAACTCCTCAGCTGTAGAGCTGCCTCACAGCTTTAGGCAAACATTTattccccaaatccctc
The sequence above is a segment of the Corvus cornix cornix isolate S_Up_H32 chromosome 28, ASM73873v5, whole genome shotgun sequence genome. Coding sequences within it:
- the LOC109146256 gene encoding mucin-16, encoding MMLERLLKESSIGPVFQGCETADFRPGSDRDETRLDAVCTYSKEPSAAPLDRVGLYHQVSNKTRGITQLGPYSLDKDSLYVNGYNEQPVLTTAALERFTVNFTITNLPYTSDLENPDSARFRATRRVMNTLLDRLLKESSIGPVFQGCETADFRPGSHRDETRVDAVCTYSKEPSAAPLDRVGLYHQVSNKTRGITQLGPYSLDKDSLYVNGHKEVHPELSADQSAQPLAPAVKTFTLNFTITNLQFTTDLEKPNSRRFKSTEKVMYHYVDPLFQRSSIGPAYIGCKVMAFRSTKNRDDTGVDAMCSCRDEPSDPKFNRTTIYRELSKMTNGITKLGHYSLNSQSLYVNDYNEPHSASSVKTATTQSPGAITDHFSLNFTIINLMFTTDLQTPNSRKYRSTEKIMKHYIDPLLQKSSIGPHFSGCKVTGFRPGKNTDSTGVDIICSYGKGSQVPKFNPAEVYQELRRMTSGITKLGIYSLDNKSLYVNGYNEPLERSPRSTTSAPRPTSRNFTLNFTLTNLRYTADLDDPNSRKFKSTVKVMNHYLDPLFKRSSISSAYTGCKTMRFRSGRAGDDTKVDAVCSCKDNASLARFDREKLYQELSTMTNNVTRLGHYSLDRNSLYVDGFPLIDTAATRKPVLTEMAAKFGYRLSFRIVNVNLTNPDSQSPEYRAAVESITNKMNHLYRQSDLRDQFLTCNITGLRPGSIVVDCLCFFQPDPNINRAVVERTFQDRTSSTSGQWLGSSYRLQEFSVDTLELSVEAATHKTPLKSDKKPFGLNFRISNLPYSPELRDSSSRMYQENKEKIEKELEVFRSSHLKDRFVGCTVESFGPVHSKGHTEVASICEFTPDPLSGTLQEQEVFEELKLLTQGFTRLGPSHELEEQSLVVEGYSPLKIDEPESKRPGLQFWAIILICLFTLLGFVLLVLLCFLVLSCLRRKSHLYQVQQGLYKLHFPSLSTGKVH